ACCAGCGTCAATCGCTCCGCCACCCGACCCACCAACCCCAACGCCACTGATGACGACGCCTCGCTCAAACCCGATGGGTACACGCTCACGTCCAGGATGTGGTTCGCGTGTCGGTTCCAGATCGGACCGTAAAACGACATCGCCCCATCCATCCCGCGCGCGACGATCACCGACACCTCGCGCTCGTAAGGCACCCACGCCTCCGCCACACACCGCACACGCCCCAGCTCAGCAAAACCAGCCTTCGCTTCGTCGAGCGAAGTCACCACCAGTTGCCCCTTGCCGTCATACCCCGCCGCGGAGGTCTTGAGCACCCGCTTGGCATCCCACCACGCCGGTTCTTTATCGAAGTCGTCCGCCGAATCGACCACGCGCACGTCCGGGAGCGGGCAGCCGATCTCCGCGAGAAACGATTTCTCCCGCGCACGATCTTGGGCCACCTCAAGGATCGCGGGTGATGGCAGCAGACGAGTCACCTCATCCACCGCCCGAGCGGTCGCCAAAGGGATGTTCTCCCACTCCAGCGTGACCCGATCACACGCCCCCGCGAACGCCCGCAGCGCCCCGTCATCATCCCAGTTCGCTTGTGTGTGCGCATCACTCACCTGCGCGGCTGGCGGGTCGTCACCCGGATCGAACACATGTACGCGGTAACCCATCCGCTTGGCCGCCTGCGAGAGCATGCGCCCGAGTTGCCCGCCCCCCAGTACGCCGATCGTCGCTCCTGGCAGGATCACCCCACTCATGCCAGCGTCTGGCCTCGACTTGCCTCGGCTTGCTCCGATGCAAACTCAGCCAACGCTTTCGCCAGAGCGGGTTCGTGCAACGAGAGAATCCGCACGGCGAGTAGCCCCGCATTCTTCGCGCCTGAGGTCCCGATCGACAGCGTCCCAACGGGCACGCC
This Phycisphaeraceae bacterium DNA region includes the following protein-coding sequences:
- a CDS encoding 5-(carboxyamino)imidazole ribonucleotide synthase, giving the protein MSGVILPGATIGVLGGGQLGRMLSQAAKRMGYRVHVFDPGDDPPAAQVSDAHTQANWDDDGALRAFAGACDRVTLEWENIPLATARAVDEVTRLLPSPAILEVAQDRAREKSFLAEIGCPLPDVRVVDSADDFDKEPAWWDAKRVLKTSAAGYDGKGQLVVTSLDEAKAGFAELGRVRCVAEAWVPYEREVSVIVARGMDGAMSFYGPIWNRHANHILDVSVYPSGLSEASSSVALGLVGRVAERLTLVGVLCVEMFVLGDGSLMVNELAPRPHNSGHVTIEACATSQFEQHLRAVAGLPLGDVGWRGPAAMVNLLGDLWVDGEPAWLDVLGEAGVSLHLYGKHDPRVGRKMGHLTALGATASEAERCVVSARSKITDSGC